The DNA window CAAGGGAAAACACACCATGCACAGCTTGAGGGGAGAGAAAGCACTGTGATGTGTACTGGAGCTAAGTCCAGTGCTCAAGgagataaaatttaataaaaatcccGGGTGATAAACAGAACAAAGGGAGTGCATACTACAGAACAAGACCACAGccagcaggggctggtgagatggctcagggggtaagagcacccgactgctcttccaaaggtccaaagttcaaatcccagcaaccacatggtggctcacaaccacctgtaacagagatctgatgccctcttctggtgtgtctgaagacagctacagtgtacttacatataataaataaataaatctttaaaaaaaaaaaaaagaccacagcCATCTTAGCTTCCAACTTGTGTAAAGGAATTAAAGTTTAAGCAGTGAAAAAACTATCAAAAACACAGGCTGTTGAAAACTTATTTGAAAGAAGAAGCTTAAAGCAAGccaagcaagcagcagaacttggcagctttggccatgtggctgcAGGCTACGATTGGTAaggtgtaagagtcacccaggcagtactggttttgaaggcgtGAGGGCATATgaacagctgaggtttggcactgtgagaggccattggtgaagtgcAGACCCAATTGCAGTTGATAGCCCAGAACTGAAGAGGCCGTGctaaggatttgaggcttggcaccatggagagagcctatgagagggtCTTGGTGAACCCTAGTCACAGCAGTAGActccagcatattggagatgccaggaccatgggacgatcaccaagaacagcattAGCAATGGATTAACCTGAGCTCACAGTGCTACAGAGGGTAGGgttggagaagtgatgccagccctttttGGAGGAGTCCAAAAGACCATGCATGGATCCCAGACCTTGAAACCAGAAGATGTAACACTGAAGTtgtcttggagaccccaagatactTGCGATGCTAGTGCTGTGGTCTATCTCctgagaaaagctgctaacagggagtggagaCAGGTCCAGGTGAAAAAAGTTTGTTCcactcaacaaagatgaaaaaaaagaagttggagatCTAAAGTCTGCTTTCacatcagacatagagatgcagagtttggagtttgcccagctggtttcctgcctcgCTTTGGGAATTCCACTTAAGTGACTGAATGaacctcagaagagaccttgaactttggacttttaacactgttgagactgccatagactatggggactattgaattaaatatattttacattatgctatgtttaggtatgtcccccataaactcatgtttgaacaagcctatggtggccagggagtggaatgtgatggtttgcttggcccagggagtggcactattagaagatgtggccctgttgcagtaggtgtgtcactatgggtgtggactataagatcctcatcctcgctgcctggaagtcagtattctgctagcagccttcagatgaagatgtagaactctcagctctgcctgctccatgcctgcctggatgctgccatgtttcctgccttgatgataatggattgaacctctgaatctataatccaaccccaattaaacattgtcatttataagacttgccttggtcatgttgtctgttcacagcagtaaatccctaactaagacaaccccaTTCTAACTCAGAGAGGATGATGGGCAtcgaagaacctccaaaatggagTTTGCTTCAATGCAGCAAAGCCAGGCACTAGCCAAAAGCTTGCCCTTGCTTCAACTGCAGACTGCATGCTGTCCTAACAGGGGACAAGCAGAACACAGAGCAAGCTGTACCAAGACAAGTTGGGAGAGTCCTTCAATAATCCTGCTTCATAAAAAAACATCTGTCATATACTGGGCCAGTACCTTGAAGATGGATGCCCCAGCACTGCAGAAGAACCTTGGGTGACTGTCCAGTCAGCCAGCGATCTCTGCCATTCCCATAGCTTTGAAGCTGCTTGCTCTGCACGTCCTGTTTTCTCAGGGAATATTTATCCTTCTCAGGTCACTGATGGGGGGAAGACTACATAGTTACAGCCTCACAGGAAGCTTAGgttgtttaggatttaagaaaTCTATTAACTAGGTCTAGGAAGATATTTCAGGTGGATAATTTCCTGTCATGATACAAAAGGAATTAGACATAGAATGTTTTACAAATAGGATAGATAGAACTTTGGATTCATAGGATAGATAGTAATCTCTCAATGGTTGGCAAATACAAATGAACCAGATGTAATGAATTTAATTCTTATattaagaattaattaaaattcttaatttttaaaattaaatcttaattattaaataaagaaTGAATACTACTTCTTAATAAAGAATTAATAATTCTTAATTAAATTCTTAACTTTTCAAAGTTATGTTCTTATACTTGTTATTGTGTATAGTTTAGGATGTCAGAGAAAGAACCTTTTATAAGACTAAGGGGGGGCAATGTTGAAATAATGTTGTTGTACCCTGTGTAAAAATGAGTCTCTGTCCTATTCTGCCTACCTATATCACCTTCTGAGTAGTAAAATAAAAACCCTATGTGCTGTAGCAAGGAGAGTAGAAGGCAGGATTCTTGGCAGAGAGAGGatctctgggaagagagaagcatGGGGGATTTGCCACCCAGACTCGGAGGAAGCAGGATgtgtgaaactgaggagaggtgaccagccatgtggcagaattaGAATAGTATGAATGGGATAACTGAATTATGAGATAGCTGGAAAAGGCCTAGCATAAAGCATaagcattcataaataaatatgagtCTGCTCTTATTTTTCAGAGCAAGGGAGGACAAGCAGGAATCTCCGACAGATACAGGAGCAGGAGAAAGCAGACACAGCAagcctttccttcttccatgtcttcatgtaggcttccagcagaaggcgtGGCCCACAtcagaaagggggaggggctccTACACAAATAttctggattacaggtgtgtcttCCTATCTCAAAGAAAAGGATCAGAAAttgatcttcccacttcaaattaagcaaaaagcCTCACAGATGGTGTGCTCCATTTTGAGGTTTTAGTTAACGCCACATGTAGCTCGCATCAAAGAACCAACACCATGGTCCCTGTCCGAGTTCTGGAACTGCTCTCTTTGGGGCTTTGCAGCTCCTTTTAGCACTCatggctctgcctcctgccttccCTCTTACAAGGAGTTTTCTTCCCACGGGTGGAAAAGCACGTAAAGATCTTCTGGATGTAAGTTTGATGAGAGCAGGGCGGTCTGAGACCTGAGAGCCCTGGAGCACTGCAGACAGGAAGGAGGTCCTGGGGCAGCTCAGCAGCCTGGATCCCCTTTACCCTCAGCTCTGTGGGCTCAGACGCTGTCGTTTTTGTTTCTTCCACCAGGCGGCGCTGTTGCCCAGGAAAGTGATGCTTCTCTTTCATCTTCAAGGTGAGACCCTGGAGGGTCTGCagtgggagggaagatgggaaagAGGGCACCTTTCTCTGCAGGAACGCTCTAGATGTTGGGATGTCATGGGCTGTTACAAATTAGCATTCAAGCATTTGAGTGGAATTGATCTTGTTCATTGGGAATCAAAAACTAACATCGGCTCAAGTGCAAAGATGAGCACACACTGTGTCTTCTTCCTGGGATGAGGCTGTGACAAACTGGGCATGGTAGGTCCATAAAATGAAATATcatctgtatttttaattttatgctttTGACAAATTGTCATTTCAATACACTCTATTTCAACCATCATTTCCTGTCCTGATACAAAGCTCTGTTGGCTGGTGGGACAGTGATGTCCAAACATTCCTGTGCCCTCCACTCCTGTCCTCACACTCTGGATGtgtaggagaaagagaaggagtatttttcaaatcatatttttaaaattttattgtcatGAGATGTAATCATTtttgtatgtgaatatgtatgtgcactaGCACTAGCATTCGATCCCTGGGAACTGAAGTTGCAGATGGTTGACAGCCGCCATGTGCTGATGTAACTcaccctggatcctctgcaacagCAACACGTGCTTtcagccctgagccatctctccagccaccattgGAATGTTCACATGGGGACACCACACAGCTGATCACAGCCTGCTGCTGAGCACATGAGAGAAACTAGAGGCTCAGGAAGAGACAGTGTCAGTGTAGAGCTCAGGAGGGAGGGGAGCTGGGCAATGATGGGGAGAGGcctgagggacagagacagagaggggctgagcaggaggagacagaggcaaaggggGAGACCTAACTCAGCAGAGTCCCCTGTTGGAGGGCATCTCTGTCAGACTGCACTGGACACATCTGCAGAACCCTGCTGGCCTCTTACATTTCATAGTGAAcgctgtgctggtttgaatgagaacagccaCACAGGCTCATAGGAATGAATCCTTCAAATCCAGCTCCTGGAACTGTTCAGGAAGgactagggggtgtggccttgttggaaggatGTGTGCCACTGGGTTGGGCACTGAGGTTTTAACAGACTTTCTCTATTCCCAGTGTCTCAGCCTTTGCTTGGAAATCAAGtcctgagctctcagctgttcctccaCCACACCTTCCCTCTGCCATCATGCACTCAAACCCTCTGAAACTAGAGAAGAGATTAAACATTGTTATATGTTGCCTTGGTTACAGTGTCTTATCACAGTAATAAAAAACTAACTGAAGCTGgtgtagtgacacatgccttcagtcccaatgtggtggattgaataggtggccccatagactcatgtgtttgaaagctTGGCCTACAAGGAGTGGCAATGTTAGGAGTGTGGCcgtgttagaggaagtgtgtcactgtgaggttgggctttaaggtctcctatgctcatgctctgcccagtgtggaatgaCAGCCTCTCCCTGGCTGCCTCTGGATCAAGGTGTAGAAgtctctgctcctccagcaccatgtctacctgcacactagcatgcttcctgtcatgatggactaaatccctgaaactgtaagccagcctctaCTAAATGTTTCTCTTTAGAAGGGTTgccttggccaggcagtggtgacacacgactttaatcccagtacttggaaggcagaggcaggtggatttctgagttcaaggtcagcctggtctactgagtgagttccaggacaggcagggctacacagagacaccctctcttgggggggaaaaaagtcatggtgctttgggtttttttttttttgtttgtttgttttgttttacgagacagggtttctctgtgtagctctggctgtcctggaactcactttgtagaccaggttagccttgaacttagaaatctgcctgcctgcctctgcctcccgagtgcgggattaaaggcgtgtgccaccacgcctggctggtcatggtgtttttttgtttgtttttgttttaaatatttatttatttatttattatatgtaagtacactgtagctggtcatggtgttttttgtttggttggttttgttttaaatatttgtttgtttattatatgtaagtacactgtagctgtcttcagacacaccagaaaaggttgtcagatctcattacagatggttgtgagccaccatgtggttgctgggaattgaactcaggacctccgggagagcagtcagtgctcttcttaaccgctgagccatctcaccagccccggtcaTTGTGTTTcttaacagcaataaaacctaAACTAAGACACCCAACACAAAGGCAgttgtatctctgtgagttcaaggacagcaatGCCAGGGCTGTGCAGATAGACcttgtctaaacaaacaaacaaaacccatagtaaaataagaagaaaagcaatGGAGTCAGATCCTTTCTGTGAAGCTGCCTGACCCCAACAGCATCCCTAGGTTGGTCAGGAGGAAACCTAAGAGCACCAAGTCCCCATGGAAAATGCTCCTAGCATCCAATAAGTGGGGTTCAGGGAGACAGGGTCTGCTGAATCCTGGTGAGGCTGGGGGGCTGCTGTGGAGACGTTCATGGGGAGGTGACTGGAGTTCACACCTGTGGTCACACACATTCATTGCTCTGTGATGAGTGACTCACTTTGGGAGTCCCCACCCAtctctgctcttctttccacttcaCTTCTGTGGCTGCTATTTGAAAAGATCCACAGAATCATGAAATGGGTAAATTTAATCTTTCCTCCACACTACTGATCAGGGGTGAAACCTCACATCACCAGTGTGTGCTCTCTGGCATGAGAATCATCTTTCTTCCAGTGTCCACACTGCACAGGCCTGGGGAACTCTGGGGCCAACTCAATTATCAGAACCCGTGTCCCACACAGCTGTGACATTCATGTCCCTCACCTCATCAGCTCATAAGTATGAGTGAaggtcagggagggagggagagggtcaGAAATTACATAGCTTCTACCATACTATCATATTTATTCTGTGTTATAGTTGGTGACAGTTCCTCTCCTACTGTGATTGAGTCACTAAAGCAACTGCACCTTGGAAGTGCAGAAATAGAGAAGTGCAGTGGAGACAGCGATCAGTGCCCTGCTGTCTGTGGTCTGCACAGGGGTCTCTCTTCAGTGGACAAGGGGATCTCCTGTGCTGAGTCCCAGGTCTACACAGACAAACTCAGAAGGaagatctttgttttaaaaaacaaaaacaaaacaaagattccgggcgtggtggcacatgcctttaatcccagcacttgggaggcagaggcaggtggatttctgagttcgaggccagcctggagtacaaagtgagttccaggacagccagtgctatacagaaaaaccctatctctaaaaaaaaaaaaaaaaaaaccaaagaagaaacaaacaaacaaacaaacaaacaaaaaccctgcagCTACAGCTCTTCAACTAGGAGGTAACACAAGGAATCTGTGAGAAGACAGATCCTGAGGGGAGAGGCGAAATCTACACTTAACTGATGAGAGTCCTGTACTCAGGCTTGGCAGTGTGAGCTGCCCATTGCAGGTGAACAGAGCCTGGTCTCTGTGGAGTCCATGTGGGGCTTTGCAGACCAGCGCCTCTGCTTTAAGGAGAAGCCTATCTTCACTGCATCCCCAAGTGCTTGTGTCTCCATTGTATTCCCAGAAGTGGCATTTCTTCTAGAAGACTCCAAGGTCTAACTtctgaagagaagaaggaagaggaagagtggaGGATAGGGCACAGAGAGTGTGGCCTGCGGGTCTCTCCTGGTGTCCTGACAGCATCTGGATCAGAACTCGGAGACACCATGACAAACAGCTCTCTGTCCCCGGCACAGGGTTCAGGCAAAGTCTTAATCTCCAGGCAGTGAGGTCAAGGGTAGGGAAGCCCATGGCTGGGGATTCCCATCTCCCCAGTTTCACTTCTGCTCCTAACCTGGGTCAGTTCATTCTGCCAGGACACTGATGACGTGTAACAGTTCTCACCCCTATTGGGTGAGGTGATTACCCGGAACCAATCAGCGTCGGCGCGGGAGCGGGTTGTAAAGTCCACGCTGCCCACAGGAGTCAGTCGACCGGAATCCCCCAGGGGAGCAATGGCTCTAACAATGCTGCTCTTGCTGGTGGCGGCCGCCCTGACCCTGATCGAGACCCGCGCGGGTGAGTGCGGGGTCGGGAGGGAAACAGCCCCTGTGCCGCGTCCCCGCGTCGCCCACCGGACCTCCGCCCCTTCTCCACCCGAGCCCCGAGCCCTGCTCCACTCCCGGCCCGCGTACCCGACCGGGGTCCGGGGAGGAGGTCGGGGTCTCACCGCGCGCCGCCCCCAGGCCAACACTCGCTGCAATATTTCCACACCGCTGTGTCCCGGCCCGGCCTCGGGGAGCCCTGGTTCATCTCTGTCGGCTACGTGGACGACACGCAGTTCGTGCGCTTCGACAGCGATGCGGAAAATCCGAGGATGGAGCCGCGGGCGCGGTGGATGGAGCAGGAGGGGCCGGAGTATTGGGAGCGGGAGACACAGATCGCCAAGGGCCATGAGCAGAGTTTCCGAGGGAGCCTGAGGACCGCACAGAGCTACTACAACCAGAGCAAGGGCGGTGAGTGACCCCGGGTCGGAGGTCACGACCCCTCCACGTCCCGAAACAGAGGCCGGTGAGGTCCCGGGTCCAAAGTCCGAGTTTCAGGAGCAGAACTGACCCAGGACCGGATTCCCTTTCAGTTTGGAGGAGTCCgcggtgggggggaggggggggcggaGGAGGGACTGACCACTGGGTCCCGCAGGCTCTCACACACTCCAGTGGATGTATGGCTGTGACATGGGGTCCGACGGGCGCCTCCTCCGCGGGTACCTGCAGTTCGCCTATGAAGGCCGCGATTACATCGCCCTGAACGAAGACCTGAAAACGTGGACGGCGGTGGACATGGCGGCACAGATCACCCGACGCAAGTGGGAGCAGGCTGGTATTGCAGAGAAAGACCAGGCCTACCTGGAGGGCACGTGCATGCAGTCGCTCCGCAGATACCTGGAGCTCGGGAAGGAGACGCTGCTGCGCACAGGTGCTGGGGCTGCGGGcagctcctccctctgccctaGGGCTGGGGCTCAGTCCTGGGGAAGAAGAAACCCTCAGCTGGGGTGATGCCCCTGTCTCAGAGGGGAGAGAGTGACCCTGGGTCTCCTGATCCCTCATCACAGTGACTGCACTGACTCTCCCAGGGCTCAGCCTTCTCCCTGGACAGTGCCCAGGCTGTctcaggagggaaggagagaatttCCCCGAGGTAACAACAGCTGCTCCCTTCAGTTCCCCTGCAGCATCTGTCAGCCATGGCCTCTCCCAGGCCCGGTTGTCTGCCCACACCCACTGCTATCCTGCTGAGTGTGTCAGCCCTTACACCTCATGACCTGAAGTCTCCTTTACCCGATGGGAGACATGGACTATCCTACACTAGGCTGGTTCCCCcagtttctagaactttccaaagAATACAGTCTACCAGATCCCTCCGTGTCTGTGGGGTTTGCATCCTTTGACACCCAATTCTATCTATTCCTGCAATGGTGAATGGTCACATGAGCCATTATGGGTTACCCTAAACAAAtacttttcttgtgtttttcccctctcgttttctttttatctttactttttttAAGGGTATTATGTTGCTTATAATCGGTTTTTCTTCGGCACTGGAATGATAttgctctctctccccaccatacccccacccccacctataTCATTTGTatcagtagccctggctgtcgtggaactcactctgtagaccaggctggccttgaactcagaaatcagcctgcctctgcctctgcctctgcctctgcctctgcctctgcctctgcctctgcctctgcctctgcctctgcctctgcctctgcctctgcctctgcctctgcctctgcctctgcctctgcctctgcctctgcctctgcctctgcctctgcctctgcctctgcctctgccgctgggattaaaggcgtgggccaccaccactGGGCAGAAGAAAGGTTCCTGTGAGCTTAAAATGTTTTCTGGCAGAATTAACCATCCAGATCACACCTGATATCCCTGTGCCCCACCAAGTTACAGTGCTCCCCCTGGTGAATCAGAACTTGGACTCtgagagacagggtcttctgCAATCCAGGCCTGAGTGAGAGGGAAGACCACACACCCTGTGAGCCCACTGTGTTCCAGTGAGTGCTGCACTGGGGTCCACAGCACACTCCAGGGATCCTGTGTGACACATCTGTACCTTGTCCCCCAGAGTCAGGGGCTGGGAGTCATTTTCTCTGGCTGAGTGTCAGAGGTTCACCACATTTCTGCTACACACTCCCTGATGGCTGTTTACTTGGACTGACAGTTAATGTTGGTCAGCAAGATGACCACAGTGGTTTAGTCTCAATGGTGTCACTCTTCCAGTAGCATATGG is part of the Mus musculus strain 129X1/SvJ chromosome 17 genomic contig, GRCm38.p6 alternate locus group 129X1/SvJ 129X1/SVJ_MMCHR17_CTG2 genome and encodes:
- the H2-Q9 gene encoding H-2 class I histocompatibility antigen, Q9 alpha chain precursor, with translation MALTMLLLLVAAALTLIETRAGQHSLQYFHTAVSRPGLGEPWFISVGYVDDTQFVRFDSDAENPRMEPRARWMEQEGPEYWERETQIAKGHEQSFRGSLRTAQSYYNQSKGGSHTLQWMYGCDMGSDGRLLRGYLQFAYEGRDYIALNEDLKTWTAVDMAAQITRRKWEQAGIAEKDQAYLEGTCMQSLRRYLELGKETLLRTDPPKAHVTHHPRSYGAVTLRCWALGFYPADITLTWQLNGEELTQDMELVETRPAGDGTFQKWASVVVPLGKEQNYTCHVNHEGLPEPLTLRWGRWEPPPYTVSNMATIAVVVDLGAVAIIGAVVAFVMNRR